A single window of Dermacentor albipictus isolate Rhodes 1998 colony chromosome 1, USDA_Dalb.pri_finalv2, whole genome shotgun sequence DNA harbors:
- the LOC135907233 gene encoding P2X purinoceptor 7-like — translation MDPALRSRLERLARVVDPYGDTPRRLTTAGDDAPASPPSPDRGDDIRWCACWLCVASSSAEENVCCRDVAEVVAKGTDDCITRHSYFPSICLNPGVLEAAFYAFQELGVRVQGELHEKYRVVAYRLFTKWIWKRLGRWDQVVLPACVVERIRQEFPSAAYVGFLHPRLED, via the exons ATGGACCCTGCGCTGCGCTCCCGTCTCGAAAGGCTCGCAAGGGTGGTGGACCCGTACGGCGACACGCCACGTCGACTTACCACCGCGGGAGATGACGCCCCAGCGTCGCCGCCCTCGCCGGACCGTGGCGATGACATACGTTG GTGTGCCTGTTGGCTGTGCGTGGCGAGTTCAAGCGCGGAGGAAAACGTTTGCTGCCGGGATGTGGCCGAAGTCGTTGCCAAAGGCACCGACGACTGCATCACCCGTCACTCGTATTTCCCCAGCATCTGCCTCAATCCCGGCGTCCTCGAGGCGGCGTTCTACGCGTTCCAGGAGCTCGGCGTGCGAGTGCAGGGAGAGCTGCACGA AAAGTACCGCGTCGTTGCCTATCGCCTCTTCACAAAGTGGATATGGAAACGACTGGGCAGGTGGGATCAAGTCGTGCTGCCTGCATGTGTTGTGGAACGCATCCGACAAGAGTTTC